Proteins encoded by one window of Clostridium perfringens:
- a CDS encoding DUF1643 domain-containing protein, whose amino-acid sequence MQKYCKNQNNINILLDHESGRGFKVTFTINEEGESNILVITRAPKSHNAEDLKKELNKAIKYLMNNEDELGIIKEISFVFLFPVIEYSKDVLEEVYNTKGELFLCGNDGFIENGEYLKNDLIIFESLINSSHIIFAWGEPTSKDIRKVYESRLHYLLKGFKVVKNNCFDLKKFYYVGTLTNQGYPRNYSSWSKNLQLNEFEI is encoded by the coding sequence ATGCAAAAGTATTGTAAAAATCAAAATAATATAAATATTTTATTAGATCATGAAAGTGGAAGAGGCTTTAAGGTTACTTTTACTATTAATGAAGAAGGAGAAAGTAATATATTAGTTATTACTAGGGCTCCAAAATCACATAATGCTGAAGATTTAAAAAAAGAGTTAAATAAGGCTATAAAATATTTAATGAATAATGAGGATGAACTTGGAATAATAAAAGAAATAAGTTTTGTATTCCTATTTCCTGTTATTGAATATAGCAAGGATGTGCTAGAAGAAGTTTATAATACCAAAGGCGAGCTATTCCTATGTGGAAATGATGGATTTATTGAGAATGGAGAATACTTAAAAAATGACTTAATAATATTTGAAAGTCTAATAAATAGTTCTCACATAATATTTGCTTGGGGAGAGCCAACGTCTAAAGATATTAGAAAGGTGTATGAAAGCAGATTACATTACCTTTTAAAAGGATTTAAAGTTGTTAAAAATAACTGCTTTGATTTAAAGAAGTTTTATTATGTAGGAACACTTACAAATCAAGGATATCCTAGAAACTATAGTAGTTGGTCTAAAAATTTACAATTAAATGAATTTGAAATTTAA
- a CDS encoding rhodanese-like domain-containing protein: MYKDIDITESIKLIDENKDLLILDVRTEEEYKEDGYIKNAKLIPLGRLLFSIDELDGYEDSPILVYCRRGSRSMQACEILEDNGFTELYNMMGGFSKLVNEGPKELWNK; encoded by the coding sequence ATGTATAAAGATATAGATATAACAGAATCTATAAAATTAATAGATGAAAATAAAGATTTACTAATTTTAGATGTAAGAACTGAAGAAGAGTATAAGGAAGATGGATATATTAAAAATGCCAAACTTATTCCTTTAGGAAGATTACTATTCTCTATAGATGAACTTGATGGATATGAAGATTCACCAATACTTGTTTACTGTAGAAGAGGTTCTAGAAGTATGCAAGCTTGTGAAATTTTAGAGGATAATGGCTTTACAGAACTTTATAATATGATGGGCGGATTTTCAAAGTTAGTTAATGAAGGACCAAAAGAACTTTGGAATAAATAA
- a CDS encoding ABC-F family ATP-binding cassette domain-containing protein — translation MNLITLENISKSYSEKILANNVSLGINEGEKIGLIGVNGTGKSSFLKIVAGVEEPDEGTVTKGNRVRIEYLAQTPDYDDNATVLEQVFKGNSEEMRILREYEELLEKIDKGEVKDSDSERLIKLQGKIDALNLWDMESEAKNVLTKLGITNFEEKVGNLSGGQKKRIMLAAALITPCELLILDEPTNHLDNETISWLEEYLNSRKGALLMITHDRYFLDRVTNRILELDRGRLFSYDGNYSVFLEKKMERIAIEKASEEKRQNLMRKELAWVRRGAKARTTKQKARLQRFDELVNQEGFIENENIEISVMGTRLGKKIIEIEHLNKSFGDKKIVDDFNYIVLRSDRIGIVGPNGIGKSTLMGMIEGKVAPDSGEIIKGETVKIACFSQEDTHMHPEMRAIDYIKEAGEYLQTATGERITASQMCEKFLFDGTLQWTMIGMLSGGERRRLHLLRVLMEAPNVLLLDEPTNDLDIETLNRLEDYLDDFGGVVITVSHDRYFLDRICNKIFSYKGNGKIDIYTGNYGDYLLSKEEEVVNNKEKEVAVDKNKKEPSVDKNKNKGKVLKFSFKEQREFETIDEEIMTLEEKIEELDSLMAKHASEYGRLQELMEEKAKVEEELAFKYERWEYLNELAAQIEENKKNK, via the coding sequence ATGAATTTAATAACTCTTGAAAATATAAGTAAGAGCTATTCAGAAAAAATTTTAGCTAATAATGTATCTTTAGGAATAAATGAAGGAGAGAAGATTGGTCTTATAGGAGTTAACGGAACTGGAAAATCTTCTTTCTTAAAAATAGTTGCTGGAGTTGAAGAACCAGACGAAGGAACAGTAACAAAGGGAAATAGAGTAAGAATAGAGTATCTTGCTCAAACACCAGATTATGATGATAATGCTACTGTTTTAGAGCAAGTTTTTAAGGGTAACTCAGAGGAAATGAGAATATTAAGAGAATACGAAGAGTTACTTGAAAAAATAGATAAGGGTGAAGTTAAAGATAGTGATTCTGAAAGATTAATAAAGCTTCAAGGAAAAATAGATGCTTTAAATCTTTGGGATATGGAAAGTGAAGCAAAGAATGTTTTAACTAAGCTTGGAATAACTAATTTTGAAGAAAAAGTAGGAAATCTTTCTGGAGGACAAAAGAAGAGAATAATGCTTGCAGCTGCCTTAATAACTCCTTGTGAATTATTAATACTAGATGAGCCTACTAACCATTTAGATAATGAAACTATAAGTTGGTTAGAAGAATACTTAAATAGTAGAAAAGGCGCTCTTTTAATGATTACTCATGATAGATACTTCCTAGATAGAGTAACAAACAGAATATTAGAATTAGATAGAGGTAGATTATTTAGCTATGATGGAAACTATTCTGTTTTCTTAGAAAAGAAGATGGAGAGAATAGCCATAGAAAAAGCCAGTGAGGAAAAAAGACAAAATCTTATGAGAAAAGAATTAGCTTGGGTAAGAAGAGGTGCAAAGGCTAGAACTACTAAGCAGAAAGCTAGACTTCAAAGATTTGATGAATTAGTAAATCAAGAAGGATTTATTGAAAATGAAAATATAGAAATCTCTGTTATGGGAACAAGATTAGGAAAGAAAATAATAGAGATAGAACACCTAAATAAAAGTTTTGGTGATAAAAAGATTGTTGATGATTTTAACTATATAGTACTAAGAAGTGATAGAATAGGTATTGTAGGACCTAATGGAATTGGTAAATCAACACTTATGGGAATGATTGAAGGAAAAGTAGCACCAGATAGTGGAGAAATAATAAAAGGTGAAACTGTAAAAATAGCTTGCTTCTCACAGGAAGATACACATATGCATCCAGAGATGAGAGCTATAGATTACATAAAAGAAGCAGGAGAGTATTTACAAACTGCCACAGGTGAAAGAATAACAGCATCACAAATGTGTGAAAAGTTTTTATTTGATGGAACACTTCAGTGGACAATGATAGGTATGTTATCTGGAGGAGAAAGAAGAAGACTTCACCTTTTAAGAGTTCTAATGGAAGCCCCTAATGTGCTTTTACTAGATGAGCCTACAAATGATTTAGATATTGAAACTTTAAATAGATTAGAAGATTATTTAGATGACTTTGGTGGAGTTGTCATAACTGTATCCCATGATAGATATTTCCTAGATAGAATTTGTAATAAGATATTTTCTTATAAGGGAAATGGAAAAATAGATATTTATACTGGAAACTATGGGGATTATCTTCTAAGCAAAGAAGAAGAGGTTGTTAACAATAAAGAAAAAGAAGTGGCTGTGGATAAAAATAAAAAAGAGCCATCTGTGGATAAAAATAAAAACAAGGGCAAAGTATTAAAATTCTCATTTAAAGAACAAAGAGAATTTGAAACTATAGATGAAGAAATAATGACTCTTGAAGAAAAAATAGAAGAATTAGATTCTTTAATGGCAAAACATGCATCAGAGTATGGTAGACTTCAAGAACTAATGGAAGAAAAAGCGAAAGTTGAAGAAGAATTAGCCTTTAAATATGAGAGATGGGAATATCTTAATGAGTTAGCAGCACAAATAGAAGAAAACAAAAAGAATAAATAA
- a CDS encoding (2Fe-2S)-binding protein, whose product MNDNNNLNQQVIDKMTKVCICRAISRAKIKEAIKNGAHTVEAVAEKTGATKGSCKGCRCRDKIEELIEDNQ is encoded by the coding sequence ATGAATGATAACAATAATTTAAATCAACAAGTAATTGATAAAATGACTAAAGTTTGTATCTGCAGAGCAATCTCAAGAGCAAAGATAAAGGAAGCTATCAAAAATGGTGCACACACAGTAGAAGCAGTAGCTGAAAAAACTGGTGCAACTAAAGGTTCTTGCAAAGGTTGCAGATGTAGAGACAAAATTGAAGAATTAATTGAAGACAACCAATAA
- the ileS gene encoding isoleucine--tRNA ligase has product MYKKVELPKGFVGVEKEVADLWKEKNIIKKNFDMNQDGEYFTFYDGPPTANGKPHVGHVLTRVMKDIIPRYKVMKGYKVIRKAGWDTHGLPVELEIEKKLGISGKPQIEDYGVEKFVTECKDSVFTYVSMWEKMTEQIGYWVDMENPYVTYHNPYIESVWWALKQMWDKKLLYKGYKTMPYCPRCGTSLSSHEVSQGYKDVKDLTAVAKFKVKGEDNKYFLAWTTTPWTLPSNVALCINKAYDYVEAKQAEGDEIFILAKELAPKVLGEGFEIVREFKGEELLGMEYEQLLPFVTPTEGKAFVVVHGDYVTLSDGTGIVHIAPAYGEDDNLIGKQNGLAFLNLVDLSGNFVEEVTPWAGKFVKKCDQQIVDYLKEQNKLFKAEKHTHSYPHCWRCDTPLLYYPKESWFVAMTTLRDKLLANNEKINWYPDNIKNGRFGKFLENVIDWGISRDRYWGTPLPIWECECGHRECIGSIEELKTKGINVPEDIELHKPYIDKVHLNCPHCNKEMKRTAEVIDCWFDSGSMPFAQHHYPFENKELFEANYPAQFISEAVDQTRGWFYTLLAISTAIFDRNPFENCIVLGHVLDKKGLKMSKSKGNVVDPFEVLDSQGADATRWHFYTASAPWLPTRFSIEDVAETQRKFLSTLWNVYSFYVLYAELDSFNPLDYKDFVSDNVMDKWIMSKLNTLVKDVDDHLNNYRITQAALEIEEFTDELSNWYVRRNRARYWSEELTDDKIGAYTTLYRVLVTLCKVAAPFVPFITEEIYQNLVVNLDENALESIHLGAWPEVDEKAIDKKLEEKMDLAYKIVKLGRSARNGANIKNRQPLSKMLLSTSELPDYYGDIIKDELNIKEVELGADLSKYVNFEIKPNLPVLGRAYGKLIPAIRKEIASRNQMELAQKIQNGGVEVITVDGNEIELNAENLLVTMQGLEGFAFAGEGSVGVVLDTTITDELREEGHVREIISKIQNMRKESGFEVADKITLYVAENDMLLDVIKKFEDVIKKETLTEEIVYNGDADYSEAKVNGEILKMAVSKRA; this is encoded by the coding sequence ATGTATAAAAAAGTTGAATTACCTAAGGGTTTTGTAGGCGTAGAAAAAGAAGTTGCAGACCTTTGGAAAGAAAAAAACATAATAAAAAAGAACTTTGATATGAATCAAGATGGTGAATACTTTACTTTCTATGACGGACCTCCAACAGCTAATGGTAAACCACACGTAGGTCACGTATTAACAAGAGTTATGAAAGATATAATCCCAAGATACAAAGTTATGAAGGGATATAAAGTTATAAGAAAAGCTGGATGGGATACTCATGGACTTCCAGTTGAGCTTGAAATAGAGAAGAAGTTAGGAATTTCAGGTAAACCTCAAATAGAGGATTACGGTGTTGAGAAATTCGTAACTGAGTGTAAAGATAGTGTATTCACATATGTTAGCATGTGGGAAAAAATGACTGAGCAAATAGGTTATTGGGTAGATATGGAGAATCCATATGTTACTTACCACAATCCATACATAGAATCAGTATGGTGGGCTTTAAAACAAATGTGGGATAAAAAACTTTTATACAAAGGTTATAAAACAATGCCTTACTGCCCAAGATGTGGAACAAGTTTATCATCACACGAGGTTTCACAAGGATACAAGGATGTTAAGGACTTAACTGCTGTAGCTAAGTTTAAAGTTAAAGGAGAAGATAATAAGTACTTCTTAGCTTGGACAACAACTCCTTGGACTTTACCTTCAAACGTTGCTTTATGTATAAATAAAGCTTATGACTATGTAGAAGCTAAGCAAGCTGAAGGTGATGAAATCTTCATCTTAGCTAAAGAATTAGCACCTAAGGTTTTAGGAGAAGGATTTGAAATAGTTAGAGAGTTCAAAGGTGAAGAGTTATTAGGTATGGAATACGAGCAATTATTACCATTCGTAACTCCAACTGAAGGAAAAGCTTTCGTAGTTGTTCATGGTGACTACGTAACTTTATCAGATGGTACTGGTATAGTTCATATAGCTCCTGCTTATGGTGAGGACGATAACTTAATAGGAAAGCAAAATGGATTAGCATTCTTAAACTTAGTTGATTTAAGTGGTAACTTTGTAGAAGAAGTAACTCCATGGGCTGGAAAATTCGTTAAGAAATGTGACCAACAAATAGTTGATTACTTAAAAGAACAAAATAAATTATTTAAAGCTGAAAAGCATACTCACTCATATCCACATTGTTGGAGATGTGACACACCACTTCTTTACTATCCAAAAGAAAGCTGGTTTGTTGCAATGACAACTTTAAGAGACAAACTTTTAGCTAACAATGAAAAAATAAATTGGTACCCAGATAACATCAAGAACGGTAGATTTGGTAAGTTCTTAGAGAATGTTATAGATTGGGGTATCTCAAGAGATAGATACTGGGGAACTCCACTTCCAATATGGGAATGTGAATGCGGACACAGAGAATGTATAGGAAGCATTGAAGAGTTAAAAACTAAAGGAATAAATGTTCCAGAAGATATAGAACTTCATAAACCATATATCGATAAAGTTCATTTAAATTGTCCTCATTGTAATAAAGAGATGAAAAGAACAGCTGAGGTTATAGACTGTTGGTTTGATTCAGGATCAATGCCATTTGCTCAACATCACTATCCATTTGAGAACAAAGAATTATTTGAAGCTAACTACCCAGCTCAATTCATATCAGAAGCTGTTGACCAAACAAGAGGATGGTTCTATACATTATTAGCAATATCAACTGCTATATTTGATAGAAATCCATTTGAAAACTGTATAGTTTTAGGTCACGTTCTTGATAAGAAGGGCTTAAAGATGTCAAAATCTAAGGGTAACGTAGTTGATCCATTTGAAGTACTTGATTCACAAGGTGCTGATGCTACAAGATGGCATTTCTATACTGCAAGTGCTCCATGGTTACCAACTAGATTCTCAATAGAAGATGTTGCTGAAACTCAAAGAAAATTCTTAAGCACATTATGGAATGTTTACTCATTCTATGTTTTATATGCAGAGTTAGACAGCTTCAATCCATTAGACTACAAAGATTTCGTATCAGATAACGTAATGGATAAATGGATAATGTCAAAACTTAATACTTTAGTTAAGGATGTAGACGATCATTTAAATAATTATAGAATAACTCAAGCTGCTTTAGAAATAGAAGAGTTTACTGATGAGTTATCAAACTGGTATGTAAGAAGAAATAGAGCTAGATACTGGTCAGAAGAATTAACTGATGACAAGATAGGTGCATACACTACTTTATACAGAGTTTTAGTAACTTTATGTAAAGTTGCAGCTCCATTCGTACCATTTATAACAGAAGAAATTTATCAAAACTTAGTAGTTAACTTAGATGAAAATGCTTTAGAAAGTATTCACTTAGGAGCATGGCCAGAAGTTGATGAAAAGGCTATAGATAAAAAATTAGAAGAAAAAATGGATTTAGCTTATAAGATAGTTAAACTTGGAAGAAGTGCTAGAAACGGTGCTAACATCAAGAATAGACAGCCACTTTCAAAAATGCTTCTTTCAACTTCAGAGCTTCCAGATTATTATGGAGACATAATTAAAGATGAGTTAAACATCAAGGAAGTAGAATTAGGAGCTGACCTTTCTAAATATGTTAACTTCGAAATTAAGCCTAACCTACCTGTTTTAGGAAGAGCTTATGGTAAGTTAATACCAGCTATAAGAAAAGAAATAGCTTCAAGAAACCAAATGGAATTAGCTCAAAAAATCCAAAATGGTGGAGTAGAAGTTATCACTGTAGATGGAAATGAAATAGAATTAAATGCTGAAAACTTACTTGTAACAATGCAAGGATTAGAAGGATTCGCATTTGCTGGAGAAGGATCAGTTGGTGTTGTTTTAGATACTACTATAACTGATGAATTAAGAGAAGAAGGTCATGTAAGAGAAATCATATCAAAAATCCAAAACATGAGAAAAGAAAGTGGATTTGAGGTTGCTGATAAGATAACTCTTTACGTAGCTGAAAATGATATGCTTTTAGATGTAATCAAGAAATTTGAAGATGTTATAAAGAAAGAAACTTTAACTGAAGAAATTGTTTATAACGGAGATGCTGATTACTCAGAAGCTAAAGTAAATGGTGAAATATTAAAAATGGCTGTTTCAAAAAGAGCTTAA